The following are encoded in a window of Halorarum salinum genomic DNA:
- a CDS encoding CbiX/SirB N-terminal domain-containing protein: MSQALVVVAHGSHLNPDSSAPTHEHADTVRATGAFDEVRTGFWKEEPNLREVLRTVDAEEVYVVPMFISEGYFTEQVIPRELRLEGWDVADWESDGLSADVATYAATDTGQTVHYCGPVGTHGSMTDVLVRRAESVTGDPDVGEGFGFAVVGHGTERNENSAKAIEYHAGRVRSMDRFDEVEALYMDEEPEVDDLPDHFGSEDVVLVPLFVADGFHTQEDIPEDVGLTDDYRTGYDVPAEVAGHRVWYAGAVGTEPLLADVLLERAADAGADVGDAVEDVRETTRVAAPEADD; encoded by the coding sequence ATGAGTCAGGCGCTGGTCGTCGTCGCCCACGGGTCCCACCTGAACCCCGACTCGAGCGCGCCGACCCACGAGCACGCGGACACGGTCCGCGCGACCGGCGCGTTCGACGAGGTCAGGACCGGCTTCTGGAAGGAGGAGCCGAACCTCCGGGAGGTGCTCCGAACGGTGGACGCCGAGGAGGTGTACGTCGTCCCGATGTTCATCTCCGAGGGCTACTTCACCGAGCAGGTCATCCCCCGTGAACTCCGGCTGGAGGGCTGGGACGTGGCCGACTGGGAGTCGGACGGCCTCTCGGCGGACGTGGCGACCTACGCCGCGACGGACACCGGCCAGACGGTCCACTACTGCGGCCCGGTCGGCACCCACGGGTCGATGACCGACGTGCTGGTCCGGCGCGCCGAGAGCGTGACGGGCGACCCCGACGTGGGGGAGGGGTTCGGCTTCGCCGTCGTCGGCCACGGCACCGAGCGGAACGAGAACTCCGCGAAGGCGATCGAGTACCACGCCGGGCGCGTCCGGTCGATGGACCGCTTCGACGAGGTCGAGGCGCTGTACATGGACGAGGAGCCCGAGGTGGACGACCTCCCCGACCACTTCGGGAGCGAGGACGTCGTGCTCGTCCCCCTGTTCGTCGCCGACGGGTTCCACACCCAGGAGGACATCCCCGAGGACGTGGGGCTCACCGACGACTACCGGACGGGCTACGACGTGCCCGCCGAGGTGGCGGGCCACCGCGTCTGGTACGCGGGCGCCGTCGGGACCGAACCCCTGCTGGCCGACGTGCTGCTCGAGCGCGCCGCGGACGCCGGCGCCGACGTGGGGGACGCCGTCGAGGACGTCCGCGAGACGACGCGGGTCGCCGCCCCGGAGGCTGACGACTGA
- the arsM gene encoding arsenite methyltransferase, with the protein MTDEAPTADADDGRPDPATQRAAVRERYGRIATESSSCGSSGCCGDGGADGEPSPERARELGYSDDDLDAVDPGANLGLGCGNPTAIASLEEGDGVLDLGSGAGFDCFLAAREVGPEGRVVGVDMTPEMVERGRENAEANDATNVEFRLGEIEHLPVADRSVDVILSNCVVNLSPDKPQVFREAYRVLRPGGRLAVSDVVLTAELPSGLRADPASVAACVGGASPVPALETMLSDAGFVGVSVEPKSDSDEFIRDWDDERDLSDYVVAATIEGEKPKTGAHP; encoded by the coding sequence ATGACTGACGAAGCCCCCACCGCGGACGCCGACGACGGCCGGCCCGACCCCGCGACCCAGCGTGCCGCCGTACGGGAGCGGTACGGGCGCATCGCCACGGAGTCGTCGTCGTGCGGATCGTCCGGGTGCTGTGGCGACGGCGGAGCCGACGGGGAACCGTCGCCCGAACGGGCGCGCGAACTCGGCTACTCGGACGACGACCTCGACGCCGTCGACCCGGGTGCGAACCTGGGGCTCGGCTGCGGGAACCCGACCGCCATCGCGAGCCTCGAGGAGGGGGACGGCGTGCTCGACCTCGGGTCGGGCGCCGGCTTCGACTGCTTCCTCGCCGCGCGGGAGGTCGGCCCGGAGGGCCGCGTCGTCGGCGTCGACATGACGCCGGAGATGGTCGAACGGGGCCGCGAGAACGCCGAGGCGAACGACGCGACGAACGTCGAGTTCCGCCTCGGCGAGATCGAACACCTCCCGGTCGCGGACCGGTCCGTGGACGTGATCCTCTCGAACTGCGTCGTCAACCTCTCGCCGGACAAGCCGCAGGTGTTCCGGGAGGCGTACCGCGTCCTGCGCCCCGGCGGACGGCTCGCCGTCTCGGACGTCGTGTTGACCGCCGAGTTGCCGTCGGGTTTGCGGGCCGACCCCGCGTCGGTGGCCGCCTGCGTCGGCGGCGCGTCGCCCGTCCCCGCGCTCGAGACGATGCTCTCGGACGCCGGGTTCGTCGGCGTCTCCGTCGAGCCGAAGTCCGACAGCGACGAGTTCATCCGCGACTGGGACGACGAGCGCGACCTGAGCGACTACGTCGTCGCGGCGACCATCGAGGGGGAGAAGCCGAAGACGGGGGCGCACCCGTGA
- a CDS encoding DUF7523 family protein, with product MTVAEDARGAVRARPYLFDALRAGVVNYAAAAETLDLDAETDAVATALRRFAADLDPPSVDADARVSMRSGLGRAAVDADGESVFSVAGTRFAADGGDLTAVVAAGDVDVRALEAALGRLRTAGVDVEGAGVADGELVVAVGRRDGATAVRAVEAALSS from the coding sequence ATGACAGTCGCGGAGGACGCCCGCGGGGCCGTCCGGGCCCGCCCGTACCTGTTCGACGCGCTGCGCGCCGGCGTGGTGAACTACGCCGCCGCCGCCGAGACGCTCGACCTCGACGCCGAGACGGACGCCGTGGCGACCGCGCTGCGCCGGTTCGCCGCGGACCTCGACCCGCCGTCCGTCGACGCCGACGCCCGGGTCAGCATGCGGAGCGGCCTCGGTCGCGCGGCGGTCGACGCGGACGGGGAGTCGGTGTTCTCGGTCGCGGGAACCCGGTTCGCCGCCGACGGCGGCGACCTGACGGCCGTCGTCGCCGCGGGCGACGTGGACGTCCGCGCGCTGGAGGCCGCCCTCGGCCGCCTCCGAACCGCGGGGGTCGACGTGGAGGGCGCCGGCGTGGCGGACGGCGAACTGGTGGTCGCGGTCGGGCGGCGCGACGGCGCGACGGCGGTCCGGGCGGTCGAGGCGGCGCTTTCGTCGTAG
- the arsN2 gene encoding arsenic resistance N-acetyltransferase ArsN2 yields the protein MTDPSIVLREADADDLDRVEATLEANDLPHRDVRTSPGRFFLARSDGERVGVGGVEIRGSNGLLRSVVVEESSRGRGYGAALCEALEDYARGNGAETLYLLTTTAPGFFRGRGYVEVDREDVPSSVRATTEFADLCPASATCMGKRLDG from the coding sequence ATGACCGACCCCTCGATCGTCCTTCGGGAGGCGGACGCGGACGACCTCGACCGCGTCGAGGCCACGCTGGAGGCCAACGACCTCCCGCATCGGGACGTACGGACGTCGCCGGGGCGGTTCTTCCTCGCCCGTTCCGACGGGGAGCGCGTCGGCGTGGGCGGCGTCGAGATACGCGGGTCGAACGGCCTCCTTCGGTCGGTCGTCGTCGAGGAGTCGAGCCGCGGGCGCGGCTACGGGGCGGCGCTGTGCGAGGCGCTGGAAGACTACGCACGGGGGAACGGGGCGGAGACGCTGTACCTGTTGACCACGACCGCGCCGGGGTTCTTCCGGGGACGCGGGTACGTGGAGGTCGACCGGGAGGACGTCCCGTCGAGCGTCCGGGCGACGACCGAGTTCGCGGACCTGTGTCCGGCGTCGGCGACCTGCATGGGGAAGCGCCTCGACGGGTAG
- a CDS encoding NAD-dependent epimerase/dehydratase family protein — protein MVERRGGTPRRGDVLEPGTLDRAMDDDVEVLVHAATAIPASTKPSDEEWVRNDRVRLEGARNLLAAAPTGVRQVLFPSVVWVARQPDGSRFDETADRHPDRVTRSAADVEDLLEERAAGDGFDAAVLRYGFLYAPDARDTREWGDRLLDRDVPVVGGGLLGRRDADLPFVHADDAAAAAVAAIETEASGVFHVVDDEPATGAEFFGTFADLLDAPEPRRVPAWLARLFVGKTNAEALTSPTPTTNAKAKQDLGWEPAYPTYRDGLAAVVGSWKADGTLAELRDVSESRTATPVHEDVT, from the coding sequence ATCGTCGAACGACGCGGCGGGACCCCGCGGCGAGGTGACGTCCTCGAACCGGGGACGCTGGACCGGGCGATGGACGACGACGTCGAGGTGCTGGTTCACGCCGCGACGGCCATCCCCGCCTCGACGAAGCCGAGCGACGAGGAGTGGGTGCGCAACGACAGGGTCCGTCTCGAGGGCGCGAGGAACCTGCTCGCCGCGGCCCCCACGGGTGTCCGACAGGTGCTGTTTCCGAGCGTCGTGTGGGTCGCCCGCCAGCCCGACGGCTCGCGGTTCGACGAGACGGCCGACCGGCACCCCGACAGGGTCACGCGCTCGGCCGCCGACGTCGAGGACCTCCTCGAGGAGCGCGCCGCCGGGGACGGCTTCGACGCGGCGGTCCTCCGCTACGGGTTCCTCTACGCGCCGGACGCCCGGGACACGCGCGAGTGGGGCGACCGGTTGCTCGACCGCGACGTGCCCGTCGTCGGTGGCGGCCTGCTCGGCCGGCGGGACGCCGACCTCCCGTTCGTCCACGCCGACGACGCGGCGGCGGCGGCGGTCGCGGCCATCGAGACGGAGGCGAGCGGGGTCTTCCACGTCGTCGACGACGAACCGGCGACCGGGGCGGAGTTCTTCGGGACGTTCGCTGACCTGCTGGACGCCCCGGAGCCGCGTCGGGTTCCCGCATGGCTGGCCCGGCTCTTCGTCGGGAAGACCAACGCCGAGGCACTCACCAGTCCGACCCCCACGACCAACGCGAAGGCGAAGCAGGATCTCGGCTGGGAGCCCGCGTATCCGACCTACCGAGACGGTCTGGCGGCGGTCGTCGGGAGCTGGAAGGCCGACGGGACGCTCGCCGAACTCCGGGACGTGTCGGAGTCGAGGACGGCCACCCCGGTCCACGAGGACGTGACGTAG
- a CDS encoding helix-turn-helix domain-containing protein produces MKHVRVRITAGGREAEIHPMYDVWANAEFLERATALQWNYTGDALGILHYAVGDADAFEAAVEGIPEVLDYDVVRAGSGSFYVYVRDATTEELGDLFGPITEGGLVVVPPIRYHEDGTVTLALFGPDAEIQAALERVPVPVDVTVEAVGGLDATAATVETHLSVRQREAVEAGLELGYYEVPREAGHEAVAAALDCAPSTAAEHLRKAESKLVSVVFGR; encoded by the coding sequence ATGAAGCACGTCCGGGTCCGCATCACCGCGGGCGGTCGCGAGGCCGAGATCCACCCGATGTACGACGTGTGGGCCAACGCGGAGTTCCTAGAGCGCGCGACCGCCCTCCAGTGGAACTACACCGGCGACGCGCTGGGCATCCTCCACTACGCCGTCGGCGACGCCGACGCCTTCGAGGCGGCAGTCGAGGGGATCCCGGAGGTGCTCGACTACGACGTGGTGCGGGCAGGGAGCGGGTCGTTCTACGTCTACGTGCGGGACGCCACGACCGAGGAACTGGGGGACCTGTTCGGCCCCATCACGGAGGGCGGACTGGTCGTCGTCCCGCCGATCCGGTACCACGAGGACGGGACGGTGACGCTCGCGCTCTTCGGCCCGGACGCGGAGATACAGGCTGCCCTGGAGCGCGTCCCCGTGCCCGTCGACGTGACCGTCGAGGCGGTCGGCGGGCTGGACGCGACCGCCGCGACCGTCGAGACGCACCTCAGCGTACGCCAGCGCGAGGCCGTGGAAGCGGGTCTCGAACTGGGCTACTACGAGGTCCCGCGCGAGGCCGGCCACGAGGCGGTCGCCGCGGCGCTCGACTGCGCGCCAAGCACCGCCGCGGAGCACCTCCGGAAGGCGGAGTCGAAACTCGTCTCCGTCGTGTTCGGGCGGTAG
- a CDS encoding ArsR/SmtB family transcription factor — translation MSSETDAETIDANRREAADCCSVGHSLTDEEVAADVRTLATLGNDTRYEALRLIAGSDDGVCVCDMEPALGVSQGAVSQALSRLFGAGLVERRKEGRWRYYTATPRADRLLRMLDETRSLDDD, via the coding sequence ATGAGTTCGGAGACCGACGCCGAGACGATCGACGCGAATCGCCGGGAGGCGGCCGACTGTTGCTCCGTCGGCCACTCCCTGACCGACGAGGAGGTGGCCGCCGACGTCCGGACGCTCGCGACGCTCGGCAACGACACCCGGTACGAGGCGCTCCGGCTCATCGCCGGGAGCGACGACGGGGTGTGCGTCTGCGACATGGAGCCGGCGCTCGGCGTGAGCCAGGGAGCGGTCAGCCAGGCGCTCTCGCGGCTGTTCGGCGCCGGACTGGTCGAACGGCGGAAGGAGGGGCGATGGCGGTACTACACCGCGACGCCGCGCGCGGACCGACTGCTCCGCATGCTCGACGAGACGAGGTCCCTCGACGATGACTGA